In a single window of the Elaeis guineensis isolate ETL-2024a chromosome 8, EG11, whole genome shotgun sequence genome:
- the LOC105049500 gene encoding LOW QUALITY PROTEIN: subtilisin-like protease SBT3 (The sequence of the model RefSeq protein was modified relative to this genomic sequence to represent the inferred CDS: inserted 1 base in 1 codon), producing MASSSQSKLSLLHLLLLLSCIVLSYPLDDDRRPYIIHMDPSAMPVPFSTHENWHTSILSSLPSPPGTAPPEHLYTYSHVMHGFSAVLSSTHVEHLARMPGHVAIQPESYGRFHTTHTPKFLGLNKHLGLWPMSXFGDDMIIGMVDSGIWPESDSFDDKGMPPIPERWKGTCETGTKFNSSDCNRKLIGARFFGKGLNVSKTLDYDSPRDFLGHGTHTSSTAAGARSTGADYFEYAKGNAIGIAPKARLAMYKVSYRSDTHELPATDVLASMDQAIADGVDLMSLSLGFPQTPYHSNAIALGAFAAMEKGIFVSCSAGNSGPVRSTIANGAPWITTVGAGTIDRDYVASITLGQDFATIRGNSFYPLSLYISGVPLYHGLGDARKENCRHFSLDAKDVNGTIVFCSYNIDNDVKEQMDEVLRSGAKGAIIATDQWPFMWLTDFTEPLVVVTPEDEKVIKTYVAKTKGQNLTVDIVYQLTEVGTTPAPKVADFSSRGPYTISPEILKPDILAPGVNVLAAWARGPFSQITSVGRQPLISDYLLLSGTSMSSPHVVGVAALLRSLHREWSPAAIRSAIMTTANVHDNTHQTITDLETGLPATPLDFGAGHINPNKAMDPGLIYDIGFQDYVDFLCGLNYSSSEIRIIIRRNDYTCQANLDLNYPSFIVISDRKASIARRSFNRVLTSVIDGPSTYRVVVAAPVGMKVVVEPQTLSFDGKYSKQKFSVSVEVQVGSSSQGSYGFLSWSEVGGRHVVRSPIVFAFAP from the exons ATGGCTTCCAGCTCCCAATCCAAGCTATCCCTCCTCCATCTCCTGCTCCTTCTATCATGCATTGTCCTCTCTTATCCTCTTGATGATGATCGCCGGCCCTACATCATCCACATGGATCCATCGGCTATGCCGGTCCCCTTCTCCACCCATGAAAACTGGCACACCTCGATCCTCTCATCCCTTCCCTCGCCGCCTGGCACCGCTCCCCCTGAACATCTCTACACTTACAGCCATGTCATGCATGGATTCAGCGCTGTGCTCTCATCGACCCACGTCGAACACCTGGCTAGAATGCCGGGGCATGTCGCCATCCAACCGGAGTCCTATGGCCGGTTCCACACCACCCACACCCCAAAGTTCCTAGGCCTCAACAAACACTTGGGCCTGTGGCCCATGT ACTTCGGGGATGACATGATCATCGGCATGGTCGACAGCGGAATTTGGCCCGAGAGCGATAGCTTCGATGACAAGGGGATGCCACCCATCCCTGAGCGGTGGAAGGGGACGTGCGAGACGGGAACCAAGTTCAATTCCTCCGATTGTAATCGAAAGCTCATCGGTGCGCGCTTCTTCGGCAAGGGACTCAACGTGTCCAAGACTTTGGACTACGACTCGCCCAGGGACTTCCTCGGACATGGGACGCACACCTCGTCAACCGCCGCCGGTGCCAGGTCCACAGGAGCAGACTATTTCGAGTATGCAAAGGGCAATGCGATCGGTATCGCACCGAAGGCCAGGTTAGCCATGTACAAAGTCTCGTACCGGAGCGACACGCACGAGTTGCCGGCCACCGATGTGCTGGCTAGCATGGACCAAGCTATTGCCGACGGTGTCGATCTCATGTCGCTCTCTCTCGGGTTCCCCCAAACTCCATACCATAGCAATGCGATTGCACTCGGAGCGTTCGCCGCAATGGAGAAAGGGATCTTCGTGTCATGCTCCGCAGGCAATAGTGGTCCTGTTCGCTCCACTATAGCGAACGGGGCACCGTGGATCACGACGGTCGGTGCTGGGACCATTGACAGAGACTACGTTGCCTCGATAACACTCGGACAAGACTTCGCAACCATTCGAGGGAACTCGTTCTATCCGCTGAGCTTGTACATCTCCGGCGTACCGCTATACCACGGCCTAGGCGATGCTAGAAAGGAGAACTGCCGCCATTTCTCGCTTGATGCGAAAGATGTCAATGGAACGATTGTTTTCTGCTCGTATAACATCGATAATGATGTCAAGGAACAGATGGATGAGGTTCTAAGGAGCGGCGCCAAGGGCGCGATCATCGCCACCGATCAGTGGCCTTTCATGTGGCTCACGGACTTCACTGAGCCGTTGGTCGTGGTAACACCAGAGGATGAGAAGGTGATCAAGACCTACGTAGCGAAGACCAAGGGTCAGAACCTGACGGTGGACATCGTGTACCAATTGACGGAGGTAGGCACCACGCCGGCACCGAAGGTGGCCGACTTCTCGTCGCGGGGACCCTACACCATTAGTCCGGAGATACTGAAGCCTGATATCCTAGCCCCTGGCGTGAACGTTTTGGCTGCATGGGCTCGGGGGCCTTTCTCCCAGATCACGTCGGTTGGCCGACAACCTCTGATCTCGGACTACTTACTCCTTTCCGGAACTTCCATGTCTTCACCGCATGTCGTTGGGGTGGCAGCATTGCTGAGATCATTGCACAGAGAATGGAGCCCTGCAGCAATTCGTTCGGCGATCATGACAACAGCCAACGTGCATGACAACACGCACCAAACTATCACTGATCTGGAAACCGGTCTACCAGCGACACCGCTGGATTTTGGAGCAGGACATATAAATCCTAACAAGGCGATGGACCCCGGTCTCATCTATGACATAGGTTTCCAAGACTACGTCGATTTCCTCTGCGGGCTAAACTACTCAAGCTCGGAAATCAGAATTATAATTAGGAGGAATGATTATACTTGTCAGGCTAATCTTGACCTCAACTACCCTTCATTCATCGTCATCTCTGATCGAAAGGCCAGCATCGCTCGACGGAGCTTCAACAGGGTACTGACCAGCGTCATCGATGGACCATCAACTTACCGTGTGGTGGTGGCAGCCCCTGTGGGCATGAAGGTGGTGGTTGAACCTCAAACGCTATCTTTTGATGGGAAATATAGCAAGCAAAAGTTTTCCGTGAGCGTGGAGGTTCAAGTAGGAAGCAGCAGCCAAGGAAGCTATGGATTTCTCAGCTGGTCTGAGGTCGGAGGAAGGCACGTGGTCCGGAGTCCCATAGTGTTTGCTTTTGCTCCCTAA